The Aspergillus luchuensis IFO 4308 DNA, chromosome 7, nearly complete sequence genome has a segment encoding these proteins:
- a CDS encoding putative NRPS-like protein biosynthetic cluster (COG:I;~EggNog:ENOG410PJU0;~InterPro:IPR000873,IPR009081,IPR006162,IPR036736, IPR042099,IPR020845;~PFAM:PF00501,PF00550;~SMCOG1002:AMP-dependent synthetase and ligase;~TransMembrane:1 (i232-253o);~antiSMASH:Cluster_7.4), with amino-acid sequence MDALPPALQAPVDCGRRLLPAVLDEVAITDPERVFVSVPRNPENVSAGFQDITYATFAQAVNKCAWWLRDRVGMPTDPQTILYIGPLDIRYILIIIAAAKAGHTAFFSSHRNSLDAHLSLVERSGCSVALRPKQAPAVLDQILKARSMKEVDMPELDFWFSDLDQVNPLPFTLTWEEARYKTFCILHTSGSTGIPKPVFVPYGSLASNDAHQLIPSLGGKPTLMNYLKGKRFFLALPVFHAACLTFVLAFNIFSGVTVVLPPPGPLTSDIANEVITSANLDGALLAPSLIVDLYNNPIHRQNLIKHLNLLSYVGGSLPKAVGDALSTQVKCMSIMGTCETLLFPLEMNDDPADWEYVTVSPFFGHEFQSNRDGLSELVLRRQPNHELFQGAFYTFPDKQEYRFGDLFAQHPHRPESWVFRARTDDIIAFTTAEKLNPITMESVIVASPKVKSAVIGGQGQFQASVLIEPYDYPASPAEEEQYIQEIWPYITKANRGCPAHGRIMKGFVMLTSPDKPLPRAGKDTVQRHAVFKLYAAEWQALYDRMRPHVAAPVPTSSTTTSSSPSLSPSTPPLRPDSPTTTNKSASALTTEIEEVLHQLLPKAVETAVEKAMQGVLTRLLTGLTTGSATTAPALSPPTSPSSSSASSPNTKSNIHIPKHDLKTFIHAHLAETLDQQQAWTDDSDLFQFGLDSLKVIELIAEVNRFRKQRDPNAAPVDQKLIYANPSVNQMVGVMSG; translated from the exons CTTCCAAGATATCACTTATGCCACCTTTGCCCAGGCTGTCAACAAGTGTGCCTGGTGGCTACGGGACCGGGTGGGCATGCCCACCGATCCTCAAACCATTCTCTACATTGGTCCTCTGGACATCAGATacattctcatcatcatagccGCCGCTAAGGCTGGTCACACA GCATTCTTCAGCTCTCACCGTAATAGTCTGGATGCCCATCTGTCTCTGGTAGAACGCAGTGGCTGCTCGGTTGCTCTGCGGCCAAAGCAGGCGCCGGCCGTCCTCGATCAAATCCTGAAGGCTCGATCCATGAAGGAGGTGGATATGCCTGAGCTGGATTTCTGGTTCTCAGACCTGGACCAGGtcaatcctcttcctttcacCCTAACCTGGGAAGAGGCTCGCTACAAAACCTTCTGCATCCTACACACCTCCGGCTCGACCGGTATCCCCAAGCCCGTCTTCGTTCCCTATGGTAGCCTGGCCAGCAATGACGCCCATCAGCTCATTCCCTCTCTTGGAGGGAAGCCCACCCTGATGAACTACCTGAAAGGGAAACGGTTCTTCCTAGCCCTGCCAGTGTTCCATGCCGCTTGCTTGACATTCGTTCTAGCATTCAACATCTTCTCCGGCGTGACTGTTGTCCTCCCGCCCCCTGGACCACTTACCTCCGACATTGCCAACGAAGTCATCACTTCCGCCAATCTCGACGGTGCGCTACTGGCACCATCACTGATCGTGGACCTTtacaacaaccccatccatcgcCAAAACCTCATCAAgcacctcaacctcctctcctaTGTCGGCGGCTCCCTCCCCAAAGCCGTCGGAGACGCCCTCTCAACCCAAGTCAAATGCATGTCCATCATGGGCACATGCGAGACCCTACTCTTCCCGCTCGAGATGAACGACGACCCAGCAGACTGGGAATACGTAACCGTGAGCCCCTTCTTTGGGCACGAATTCCAATCCAACCGTGACGGTCTATCGGAGCTCGTCCTCCGCCGTCAACCCAACCACGAGCTCTTCCAGGGTGCTTTCTACACCTTCCCAGACAAGCAAGAGTACCGCTTCGGAGACCTTTTCGCGCAACACCCACATCGCCCGGAGTCCTGGGTATTCCGGGCGCGGACAGACGATATTATCGCTTTCACCACTGCCGAGAAGCTGAATCCCATCACAATGGAGAGCGTGATTGTAGCCAGCCCCAAGGTCAAGTCCGCCGTTATCGGCGGTCAAGGCCAATTCCAGGCCTCGGTGTTGATCGAGCCATATGACTATCCAGCCTCACCCGCGGAAGAGGAACAATACATCCAAGAGATATGGCCGTATATCACCAAGGCGAATCGCGGATGTCCCGCTCACGGCCGCATCATGAAAGGCTTCGTCATGCTCACTTCCCCGGATAAGCCGCTTCCGCGCGCCGGTAAGGATACCGTTCAGCGTCATGCGGTTTTCAAGCTCTACGCTGCGGAATGGCAGGCTCTGTATGATAGGATGCGTCCTCATGTCGCTGCCCCTGTCCCtacttcttctactactacttcgtCATCTCCCTCGCTCTCACCCTCTacccctcctctccgtcccgactcccccaccaccacaaatAAATCAGCATCAGCCCTAACCACCGAAATCGAAGAAGTcctccaccaactcctccctaAAGCCGTCGAGACAGCCGTCGAAAAAGCCATGCAGGGGGTTCTCACTCGTCTTCTGACAGGTCTCACTACTGGTTCTGCTACGACTGCGCCTGCTCTATCCCCTCCtacatccccctcctcctcctccgcctcctctccTAACACAAAATCCAATATCCATATCCCCAAACACGACCTTAAAACCTTTATCCACGCCCACCTCGCAGAAACATTAGATCAGCAGCAAGCCTGGACCGACGACTCGGATCTATTCCAGTTTGGTCTCGATTCGCTCAAGGTCATCGAGCTGATTGCGGAGGTGAATAGGTTTCGGAAACAGCGGGATCCGAATGCTGCCCCGGTGGATCAGAAGCTTATTTATGCGAATCCGTCGGTGAATCAGATGGTTGGGGTTATGAGTGGGTAg